In Clavibacter californiensis, the sequence CATCGCGGCCGTGCCCCGGGCGCAGGCCCGCGTCACGCCTGCCCTCCGCCGCGGGGCGATCGGCTCGCTGTCCCACATGGCGACGTGGCCGGGCAACTCGTACTGGATCGCGGCGGACGGGCAGACGGTCGTCGCCTACCGCGTGGTCGGCAGCGTCGCGATCACCACGGCCGCGCCGCTCGGACCGCCCGAGGACGACCGCGCCCTCCGCGACGTCCTCGGCCAGTTCGCGCGCTTCGCCGACGACAACGGGTGGACGCCCGTCTTCTACAGCGTCCCCGCGTCGATGACGCCGCTTTTCCGCGAGATGGGCTGGGAGACGCTGGTCGTCGCCGAGGAGACCGTCGTCCGCCCGGGCACGTGGCAGACCACGGGCAAGAAGTGGCAGGACGTGCGCACGTCCATCAACCGGGCGGATCGCGCGGGCATCCGGGCGGAGTGGACCACCTGGGCGGAGCTGCCCCTCGCCTGGGCCAGCCAGATCGAGCAGATGTCCGAGGAGTGGGTCGCGGAGAAGGAGCTGCCCGAGATGGGCTTCACCCTCGGCGGCGTGGAGGAGCTCCGGGATCCCGCCGTGCGGCTGATGCTCGCGATCGACGCGGACGACCACGTCCAGGCCGCCACGAGCTGGCTGCCGACCTGGCGTGACGGCGAGGTGATCGGCTGGACGCTCGACTTCATGCGCCGCCGCCCCGACGGGATCAACGGCGTGATGGAGTTCCTCATCGCCCGCTCGGCCATGCGGATGAAGGAGGACGGCATCGAGTTCATGAGCCTGTCCGCCGCGCCGCTCGCGCAGACGCGGGCGGCTTCGACCTCGGCCTCGGCCTCCGGCGGGCAGGCGGACGCCGGCACCGGCGCGGAGCCGCAGGAGAGCGCGGTCGAGCGGATCCTCGAGTTCCTCGCCGACTCGCTGGAGCCGGTCTACGGCTTCCGGTCGCTGCTGGAGTTCAAGCGCAAGTTCCAGCCCGAGCTCGTGCCGCTGATCATGGCCTACCCGGACGCGACCGCCCTGCCGACCGTGGGCCTCGCGCTCACGCGCGCGTACCTGCCGTCGACGTCGGTGCGCGACCTGACGCGCGTGCTCCGCTCCGCGCGGTGAGCGCCGTCCGTCGGCCGCCGCGGGTGCGGAGCCACGCGGCGCCGGTGTACCGTGGTCGCATGCAGTCCGGCCGCCTCCTCCTTAGTCGCCGCGGCGAGGCCTGATCCGGCCCTCCTCGTCGCGGAGTCCCGTCACGGCTGACCCGACGACGACGAGGAGAAGTCCATGAAGAGCACGCAGACCCCCAGCGGGATGCCCGTCCACAAGTACCGCCCGTACCACGAGCAGATCGCCGTCGACCTGCCCGACCGCACCTGGCCCGCCCGCCGGATCACCGAGGCGCCGCGCTGGTGCGCGGTCGACCTCCGCGACGGCAACCAGGCGCTCATCGACCCGATGAGCCCCGAGCGCAAGCGGATCATGTTCGACCTGCTGGTGCGCATGGGCTACAAGGAGATCGAGGTCGGCTTCCCGTCGGCGAGCCAGACCGACTTCGACTTCGTCCGCAGCCTCATCGAGGACGACGCGATCCCGGACGACGTCACCATCCAGGTCCTCACGCAGGCGCGCGAGCACCTCATCGCCCGCACCTACGAGTCGCTGCGCGGCGCGAAGCAGGCCATCGTGCACCTCTACAACTCGACGAGCGTGCTGCAGCGCGACGTCGTGTTCCGCACCGACAAGCAGGGCATCATCGACATCGCGCTCGAGGGCGCGCGCCTCTGCAAGCGGTACGAGGAGACGATCCCCGAGGTCGACGTCTACTACGAGTACTCGCCCGAGAGCTACACGGGCACCGAGCTCGAGTTCGCGGCGGAGATCTGCAACCGCGTCGTCGAGGTCTTCGACCCGACCCCCGAGCGCAAGGTCATCCTCAACCTCCCCGCGACCGTCGAGATGGCGACGCCGAACGTCTACGCCGACTCGATCGAGTGGATGTGCCGCCACATCGACCGCCGCGACGAGGTCCTCGTCTCGCTGCACCCGCACAACGACCGCGGCACGGCCGTCGCCGCCGCGGAGCTCGGGTACATGGCCGGCGCCGACCGCATCGAGGGGTGCCTCTTCGGCAACGGGGAGCGCACCGGCAATGTCGACCTCGTCGCGCTCGGGATCAACCTGTTCACGCAGGGCATCGACCCCGAGATCGACTTCAGCGACCTCGACGGGATCAAGCGCACGGCCGAGCACTGCAACCAGCTGGCCGTGCCCGAGCGGAGCCCCTGGGCGGGCGACCTCGTCTACACGGCGTTCAGCGGTTCCCACCAGGACGCCATCAAGAAGGGGTTCGAGGCCATGGCCGTCGACGCCGCCGCGCAGGGCGTCACGGTGGACGAGATCCCGTGGGCCGTGCCGTACCTGCCGGTGGACCCGCAGGACCTCGGCCGCTCCTACGAGGCCGTCATCCGCGTCAACTCGCAGTCGGGCAAGGGCGGCGTCGCGTACCTGCTGAAGGCCGACCACTCGCTCGACCTGCCGCGACGCCTGCAGATCGAGTTCTCCGGCGTCGTGCAGGCCACGACCGACGCCGAGGGCGGCGAGGTCACGAGCGCGCAGATCTGGTCGATCTTCCAGGACGAGTACCTCCCCGCGCCGCTCGACCGCGCCGAGGAGAAGTGGGGCCGCTTCGAGCTGACCTCCACGCGCACGTCGAGCGACATGGGCGGATCTGTGTCCCTCGACGTCGAGCTCCGCGACGGCGACGAGGTGCGCGCGGCGTCCGCGTCCGGCAACGGGCCGATCGCCGCGTTCCTGCAGGTGCTGGCCGACCAGGGCGTCGACGTGCGCCTCCTCGACTACGTGGAGCACGCGCTCAGCGCGAGCGGCGACGCACTGGCCGCGTCCTACGTGGAGCTCGAGGTCGAGGGCGTGCGCCTCTGGGGCGTCGGCATCGACGAGGACAGCTCGACCGCGTCGCTCGAGGCGATCGTCTCCGGGGTCAACCGGGCGATCCGCCGCACCGTCCGCGAGCCGGAGCTGGCCGCGGTCTGACCCCTGTCGCGTGACGCGCGATCACGACGGCCGGGCGGCGACGCCCGGCCGTCGTCGTGCGCGGCGGCGGATGCGCGCGCGCCCGCGGGATCAGCGCCGCGGACGCGGCCGGCGCAGCGCCGTGAACCGCAGACGGCTCAGCGCGCGCTGCTCCGGGAGGCTCCAGCCGAAGCGCACCGCCAGGAGCCGCGTGGTGGCCGTGACCGCCACGCACACGATGGCCGCGACCCACATGGGAACGCCGAACGCGGCGAGCACGACGACGATGACCGCGCCCACACCCGCGGCGACCGCGTAGAGCGAGCCCACGTGCATCATCGCGATGGGCAGGTTGAGCAGGAGGTCGCGCACGAACGAGCCGCCGACAGCCGAGACGACGCCGATGAAGACGGCGGGCACCTCCGGCACCCCCGCGGCCAGAGCCTTCGATGTCCCGATGGCGCAGAACAGGCCGATGGTGAGGGCGTCGAGGGCGGTGATGACGACGTCGAGGCGCGTGAAGATCCGCTCGAGCAGCATGCCGCCGAGGGCCGCGGCGACCGCGATGAGCATGAGCCAGTTGCTGGAGAGCGCCGCCGGGGTGACGTTGAGGAACACGTCGCGGAGGAGCCCGCCGCCGAGGCCGGTGGCCGTGCCGATGATGGCGACGCCGAGGAGGTCGAGGCGGCGGTCGCGGAAGCCCGCCGCGAACATGGCGCCCTGCAGGCTGCCGATGCTGACCGCCAGGAGGTCCGCCCAGAGCGGGATGGTGAGGGGGACGGGATCCATGGCCTCCCCTTGATAGCACAGCGCGGGTGCCCCGCCCGGCCGCGTGACGCCGGGCGGACCGTGCCCGCCCCGCGCGGCGGCGGAGGGGGAGCCGGCGCGCGGGGCGGATAATCGAGGGGTGCCCCTCTACCGTGACGAGATCGTCGTCCTGCGCACCCACAAGCTGGGCGAGGCGGACCGGATCGTCACGATGCTCTCGCGCCAGCACGGCAAGATCCGCGCGGTGGCCAAGGGCGTGCGCCGCACGCAGTCGAAGTTCGGCGCCCGGCTCGAGCCGTTCATGGTCGCCGACGCGCAGTTCTTCGAGGGCAGGACGCTCGACATCATCACGCAGGCCGAGTCCATCGCCTCCTACGGCGCCCTCATCGCGGCCGACTACGGCAGCTACACGGCCGCCAGCGCGATGGTCGAGACCGCCGACCGCGTCACGGAGGACGAGGGCTCGCTCCAGCAGTACCTGCTCTTGGTCGGCGCCCTCAGGTCCCTCAGCCGCCGCGAGCACGGCGCGAGCCTGACGCTCGACTCGTACCTGCTGCGCAGCCTGTCGATGGCCGGCTGGGCGCCGAGCTTCCAGGACTGCGCGGTGACGGGCGCGCCCGGGCCTCACTCCGCCTTCGTCGTGCAGCTCGGCGGCGTGGTCGCGGATGCCGCCGCCCCGCCCGGATCCCCCCGGCTCGACCCCGACACCCTCGCGCTGCTCTCGGCCCTCCTCACGGGCGACTGGCCGCACGCCGAGGCCGCGACGCTGCGATCGCAGGCGCGCGCGAGCGGCGTGGTCGCGGCGTACGCGCAGTGGCACCTCGACCGGGGGATCCGCTCGCTCGGCCTCGTCGACCGCAGCGACGCGCGACAGCTGCTGCCGCCCACCGAGCAGCCGGTGCCGCTCGACGCGCCCGACATCGACGGCGCCGACCCGGATCCCGCCGCGGCCCTCGCCGCCGCGACCGCGTCCGTCGTGCGCGCGACGCCGCGCGACCCGGAGCCCGAGCCCGAGCCCGACGCCATGCCCGCCACCCCCGCCGACCGCCCCCGAGCACAGGAGACGACCCCATGAGCCGACGCCCCGAGGTCCCCGGCCGCACCGACCTGCCGCTCGACTGGACCGGCGAGCAGCCGCCCGCGATCCCCGCCGACCTCGTGCCGAAGCACATCGCGGTCGTGATGGACGGCAACGGCCGCTGGGCCAACCAGCGCGGCCTGCCCCGCACCGCCGGGCACCAGGCGGGCGAGGAGGCCTGGTTCGACACCGTCGCGGGCGCCGTGCAGCTGGGCGCCACGCACCTGTCCGTCTACGCGTTCTCCACCGAGAACTGGAAGCGCTCGCCCGCCGAGGTGCGCTTCCTCATGGGCTTCAACCGCGACGTGATCCACCGCCGCCGCGACCAGCTGAACGCCTGGAACGTCCGCATCCGCTGGGCCGGCCGCCGCCCCCGCCTCTGGCGCAGCGTCATCGACGACCTCCAGGTCGCGGAGGAGATGACCAAGCACAACACCGGGATGACGCTCACGATGTGCATCAACTACGGCGGGCGGACGGAGATCGGCGACGCCGTGAAGCGCATCGCCGAGGACGTGGACGCGGGGCGGCTCAAGGCGTCGCGCGTCGACGAGCGCACGATCCAGCGCTACCTCTACCTGCCGGACGTGCCCGACGTCGACCTGTTCATCCGCAGCTCGGGGGAGCAGCGCACGAGCA encodes:
- a CDS encoding isoprenyl transferase, producing the protein MSRRPEVPGRTDLPLDWTGEQPPAIPADLVPKHIAVVMDGNGRWANQRGLPRTAGHQAGEEAWFDTVAGAVQLGATHLSVYAFSTENWKRSPAEVRFLMGFNRDVIHRRRDQLNAWNVRIRWAGRRPRLWRSVIDDLQVAEEMTKHNTGMTLTMCINYGGRTEIGDAVKRIAEDVDAGRLKASRVDERTIQRYLYLPDVPDVDLFIRSSGEQRTSNFLLWQSAYAEMVFLDRLWPDFRRKDLWDAVESYVHRDRRFGGAVDAHAGDEDVGSAEDPDAEVEGDRDTAAQ
- the leuA gene encoding 2-isopropylmalate synthase, which produces MKSTQTPSGMPVHKYRPYHEQIAVDLPDRTWPARRITEAPRWCAVDLRDGNQALIDPMSPERKRIMFDLLVRMGYKEIEVGFPSASQTDFDFVRSLIEDDAIPDDVTIQVLTQAREHLIARTYESLRGAKQAIVHLYNSTSVLQRDVVFRTDKQGIIDIALEGARLCKRYEETIPEVDVYYEYSPESYTGTELEFAAEICNRVVEVFDPTPERKVILNLPATVEMATPNVYADSIEWMCRHIDRRDEVLVSLHPHNDRGTAVAAAELGYMAGADRIEGCLFGNGERTGNVDLVALGINLFTQGIDPEIDFSDLDGIKRTAEHCNQLAVPERSPWAGDLVYTAFSGSHQDAIKKGFEAMAVDAAAQGVTVDEIPWAVPYLPVDPQDLGRSYEAVIRVNSQSGKGGVAYLLKADHSLDLPRRLQIEFSGVVQATTDAEGGEVTSAQIWSIFQDEYLPAPLDRAEEKWGRFELTSTRTSSDMGGSVSLDVELRDGDEVRAASASGNGPIAAFLQVLADQGVDVRLLDYVEHALSASGDALAASYVELEVEGVRLWGVGIDEDSSTASLEAIVSGVNRAIRRTVREPELAAV
- a CDS encoding trimeric intracellular cation channel family protein, producing MDPVPLTIPLWADLLAVSIGSLQGAMFAAGFRDRRLDLLGVAIIGTATGLGGGLLRDVFLNVTPAALSSNWLMLIAVAAALGGMLLERIFTRLDVVITALDALTIGLFCAIGTSKALAAGVPEVPAVFIGVVSAVGGSFVRDLLLNLPIAMMHVGSLYAVAAGVGAVIVVVLAAFGVPMWVAAIVCVAVTATTRLLAVRFGWSLPEQRALSRLRFTALRRPRPRR